CCAGATAGCAATATCGTCGCTGCAGGAGATAACGTGGCGCAGCGATGGGGCAGTGCTAATGACACGCAGTGTGGGAGTCTGCGTCGATACCTGTAGGACAAATACAGGTAAGAACATTTTTGAACGGGAATAGAACGGGCATCGGCGTGCAGGGTAGATGCAACAACGTAATGGAGGGCAAAAGTGAGAAGGGTGGTAGCATGGCTTACCTGACCGCCCGACGCTACGACGACGTTCTTGAGTAGCTTTGCATCCACGGGGACGCGAGGTGTTAGATAGAAGATGTGGCCCTTCAACAGACCTCCATCCTTTATATTTTCTTTGGCACGTTCAAGGGCCTGTACGAGGTTGACGCCGTATTTATTCTCGCCGGATTTATCCTTGAGAATGAAACCCTTTTCAGCTGAGAAAAAGGTCAGATTTGTAAAGTAGATGCACAgagaaagacaaagacgaACGTAAGATCTTCCTTGCGTTTGCGCTTTCAATGGCCCACCTGTCCTGTAGCACCCATGGGGCGCGCGACGCCACAGCACACAGGAACTTTTCCGTACGGACCACATGTGGGGCGAGCAAGTGCGTGCATTCAGATGCACGTACCGTGATCTTGACTCCCAGCTTCACAAGAGTCTGATACAGAGAAATTGAAGGTTAGACACCCATTGATGTCCCGAGACGCAGTGTTAAGACCCACCTTAACCACGTCATCTGCGAGTGTTACCTGCGTCGTCATGATCACGATGCCCTGGCCCGGTAATCTAGCAAGCCATGTTCAGCATCCATACTACCCAGCCCAAGAATGAAAACGAAATACTCACGACTGATCGACGTCCATGTCGTCATCCTgcgccttcgccttcgccttctcGCCtaccctcctcttctttacCGCCTTCCCATCTGCTTGGTCTGCTGTGCTTTGGTCGTCCTCGCCATCACCTGCGGTCTTCTTGCGTTTTTCACTCGGTCCAGGCACGCGTACATCTTCACCCTCATCAGCGAGAGCAAACGCGGTACTGCTCGCTGCATGGCTGGACGCGCGCCGTGCCTTCTTCACCTGCGACTCGTAGTGCACCAAATCTGGCATGATCGTTTCATGCAGGCGCTGTGATGCTTTTGCAGCTGCACTCCTGCGAGGAGGCGCGGACACTGCTGACGGCCCAGCATTCGAGATTGAAACGGAAACAGAGTCGTCGACGTCCATAGGTGCGTCATTGGATTGTTTTGCCTTAGCCTTTGAGCTCGTGGCGGCCGTCGCGTTTGTCGCTTTCCCACCTTTCCGCCCCTTGTCCGCGGCCGATATCGATGTCTCAGCTACACCATTCACCCTTATAGGTGTAGCAACCGCGCTCGACGACGTCGCCTGCTGGCCCGCAACAGCGCGTAGGCTTTCCGTGCGCGTCAGGGCGCGCGCAGCACGGCTTGGGCTGACCAACAAACTgacttcatcttcttcctccgaCTCGTTCTCCGACTCTGTGGGCAGTGTTGATTTCGCTGATTTGGCCTTCGCGctgggtttgggttttgaGGTTGCTTTAGTGGTACCAGGTTTGGCTTTGGACGCTTTCCGCGCAGgtctctcttcctcttcttcctcttcctcgtcggaTGATGGAGCAGCGgttttcttccccttccgCTTCACACCGAAGGCAACAGATGTTTGATCACCCCCATGGGCGTCCACATAATccttccctctccttttGCCGCGTTTCAATGTGCTCGGGGAATGATCGACAGCCTTGGACTTTGCTTTCGCTTTGGTGCCTTTGCGAGGCGGTacgtcgtcttcatctttatcctcctcctcctcttcttcttcggacTCAGTCTCTgacgcagcagcagcaacttTCTTCGCTGTCTTCCCCTTGCCATAGGTcttttctaccttccctTTAACCTTCGCGAGACTGttggccttcttcttcctctgtctCTCAGCTTCCTCCTCCGCGGCCTTCCGCTCCTTTGCCTCCCTTTCTTTCGCATCCTTCGCGCGTTGCTCAGCCTTGGACAACGTAAAGGGGTTCAAAGGCAGCCCATCATCGGaatcttcctcgtcttcttcctcatcttcctcgtcgggagATGAGTACACGCGCAAAGGCTTCTTACGCTTGCTCGGCGAGGAGAGCTGGGCATGGTCGCGTTCTGGAGGTtgggatggggaggggggtggtgcgtgttttttggatttcgaAGTGGCACCAGGACGTTTTTTAGGCGGTGGGagatcctcttcctcttcagcttcctcttccttttcttcttcctccgaGGCGGACGACGCGGAAACTTTTGCAGCTTTCTTGTCTTTAGCTTTTATCTTTGCGACTGCTTTCGGTGTCGGTTTAACTTTGGACTTGGAGGATGAGGTTTTGGAAGTAGATTCGATCTTGCGGCTTGAGACGACGATCTCCTcgttttcctcctcctccgtaTCGACTTCTTCCTCAGATTCCACAACCTTCGCTtccgcgtcgtcgtcgtcgctgacggccttcttccccttcctcccCTTCGTATGTTGTGATTTCGCCTTCACTTTCCCTTTGGGGGAGACCACCTTTGCTTCCTCCACCTGCTTGCCCTTGCCCCTCACCGAATCTCTAGCTTTCACCTCTTTACCTTTACCCTTGCTCTTTCCCTTCGCGACGGCGATCACCTGCTCGGGTTCAACAACCTCATCTTCACTCTCACTCGTCTCGACATAAACATCGCTccgcttccttttcttcccctCATCTCCAGGCTTACGCCGCTTCACGCGCGTACGCGCGTCCACTTTGATCATACGGGTTAGGAGACCTCCTCCGGCAGTTGATGCAGCGGGGGTGGTGTCGGGCTTAGGGGCGGCGGAGGGcgtggtggttgtggttgtacCAGAAACCCGTGACGGTGTACCGGTGCCTCCAGTCGCcttggcggcggcggcagtcAAACCTTTCGCAGGGCTCGGAACGGTGATCTCGACAGTGACGCGCCGCGTAAGCGGCTTCTTCTTCGCCGGCGCTGGTTTTGACGCCTCCTCGACATCCAGCTCAACGTCCGTACTCTGAGCGCTTTTGTtgtcatcctcgtcttcgtcttcggtACCTGAACTGACTTGAACCGTTTTCTTCGACTTGGATTTGGATGATGACGAGGCCTTTCCATTCTCGGCGACTTTCGAGCTCGTCTGTGGTGTCAATTTTGATGTGGGCGATTCTTTGTTCGTGGACTTTGACTTCATTTTCGTAGTGGACTTCGCTTTTGATTTCGGGGGATGTTCGGCGTCGATATCAACATCCATCGCGTCTCCATTTCCGCCTGTATCGTCCTCGACAccttcgtcctcatcctcctcatcagaGCTACCGGGTACACGCGTCTTCCTGTTCTTCACCTTTAACTTGTCCTCTGCGCGCTTTTTCGTATCCGTGTTCGTGCTAGCTTTGCCTGCGGACTTCGGTGTCGACTT
The sequence above is a segment of the Psilocybe cubensis strain MGC-MH-2018 chromosome 4, whole genome shotgun sequence genome. Coding sequences within it:
- a CDS encoding PAX-interacting protein 1 — translated: MTRDPTNSNLQPYPIQHDSEQKQDDPSLFDGTVYHISPSLPPTLVAQLDALLLANGARRAGNSGSQGQQIPSTSQHSQIQAQQQQPPTQDPTLTIVISDSLRFPGWEDIARRRAREAGSGVPDEVTGEEKYSVHVVLPAWVERGVVLGKMQHPAHYSPDPSLLFSSLTCSASTTSLSPSDIITLQAGVTSLGGQWRSSLTREVTHLFALSREGREYETAMHFQRETGVKVLLPHWFDDVVRLGVRVEEGPYEWPDPELLREREKEKGINTSQGPTKDKEKPTDIDAERARLKRSVFVTAARFTPALTACPPPSQADLDNTHKNGVQPVSSSPGGDGAPASSAVGGVPGAAEGDTSIAHLAPPPTSSFSLPAVVTISAPKVWEERRILLSRTLQLWGRRRDSVQAGIERAGGIVVRFEGDEEEQEEVPISPEDAQENKSNGSTVGKDGERGFGYDERLSRQERRRRRREAERVKDCDVLVTRWREGRGYVEAVRTQKLVGTLAWLFHVQSCGVLSHPLNQLLHYPVPKRRIEGFSAHVITVTNYTGEAREYIKKLVTAMGATFTPTTKATAWSIPIVNHTWLEDCFIAWRNLTPANPKYIIFRTGDDWSRRLGERGVAVGVRNGISGGWGAVVRVGVGEGETQDETQEGQGEERELGRIEQEAEELAEEGDELGDSETDEAEARAEAVAASAPAVGAAGVDAGTGDHFTEVHPPNGTEASMKEVMDDLVDADDAMEIDVDDPGQVDDEDADGVKVSTKKARPVSLEREREKEKGKSSPVKPTFSPRKSKQPAPIKSKSQFKGKPRDSGSDENEEEEGYRKETVIEVPSSPLSEESDDHDERRKEKTKSSGKTPRSASNVKEKSKSKPAKPASETESEADNENKEEDVVAEEAEEERPQSPVLKKSKPKSTPKSAGKASTNTDTKKRAEDKLKVKNRKTRVPGSSDEEDEDEGVEDDTGGNGDAMDVDIDAEHPPKSKAKSTTKMKSKSTNKESPTSKLTPQTSSKVAENGKASSSSKSKSKKTVQVSSGTEDEDEDDNKSAQSTDVELDVEEASKPAPAKKKPLTRRVTVEITVPSPAKGLTAAAAKATGGTGTPSRVSGTTTTTTPSAAPKPDTTPAASTAGGGLLTRMIKVDARTRVKRRKPGDEGKKRKRSDVYVETSESEDEVVEPEQVIAVAKGKSKGKGKEVKARDSVRGKGKQVEEAKVVSPKGKVKAKSQHTKGRKGKKAVSDDDDAEAKVVESEEEVDTEEEENEEIVVSSRKIESTSKTSSSKSKVKPTPKAVAKIKAKDKKAAKVSASSASEEEEKEEEAEEEEDLPPPKKRPGATSKSKKHAPPPSPSQPPERDHAQLSSPSKRKKPLRVYSSPDEEDEEEDEEDSDDGLPLNPFTLSKAEQRAKDAKEREAKERKAAEEEAERQRKKKANSLAKVKGKVEKTYGKGKTAKKVAAAASETESEEEEEEEDKDEDDVPPRKGTKAKAKSKAVDHSPSTLKRGKRRGKDYVDAHGGDQTSVAFGVKRKGKKTAAPSSDEEEEEEEERPARKASKAKPGTTKATSKPKPSAKAKSAKSTLPTESENESEEEDEVSLLVSPSRAARALTRTESLRAVAGQQATSSSAVATPIRVNGVAETSISAADKGRKGGKATNATAATSSKAKAKQSNDAPMDVDDSVSVSISNAGPSAVSAPPRRSAAAKASQRLHETIMPDLVHYESQVKKARRASSHAASSTAFALADEGEDVRVPGPSEKRKKTAGDGEDDQSTADQADGKAVKKRRVGEKAKAKAQDDDMDVDQSLPGQGIVIMTTQVTLADDVVKTLVKLGVKITVRASECTHLLAPHVVRTEKFLCAVASRAPWVLQDRWAIESANARKILPEKGFILKDKSGENKYGVNLVQALERAKENIKDGGLLKGHIFYLTPRVPVDAKLLKNVVVASGGQVSTQTPTLRVISTAPSLRHVISCSDDIAIWRPLTSSKAVRIYTQELLLNGVLKQEMEWEKDDYFVPGSF